The proteins below are encoded in one region of Eulemur rufifrons isolate Redbay chromosome 2, OSU_ERuf_1, whole genome shotgun sequence:
- the PTGER2 gene encoding prostaglandin E2 receptor EP2 subtype, protein MGNASNDSLPEDCETRQRLLSGESPAISSVMFAAGVLGNLIALALLARRWRGGAGRSGGRRNSLSLFHVLVTELVFTDLLGTCLISPVVLASYARNQTLVALAPERRACTYFAFAMTFFSLATMLMLFAMALERYLSIGHPYFYQRRVTRRGGLAVLPAIYAVSLLFCSLPLLDYGQYVQYCPGTWCFIRHGRTAYPQLYATVLLLLIVAVLACNFSVILNLIRMHRRGRRSRCGPSSGNSWSGSGPRRRGERVSMAEETDHLILLAIMTITFAICSLPFTIFAYMNETSSQKEKWDLRALRFLSVNSIIDPWVFAILRPPVLRLMRSVLCCRTSLRTQDTTQTSCSTQSNASKQDDLCGQ, encoded by the exons ATGGGCAATGCCTCCAATGACTCCCTGCCCGAGGACTGCGAGACTCGACAGCGGCTCCTCTCGGGCGAAAGCCCAGCCATCAGTTCCGTAATGTTCGCGGCCGGGGTGCTGGGGAACCTCATCGCACTGGCGCTGCTGGCGCGTCGCTGGCGGGGGGGCGCGGGGCGCAGCGGCGGCCGCAGGAACTCCCTCTCCTTGTTCCACGTACTGGTGACCGAGCTGGTGTTCACCGACCTGCTCGGGACCTGCCTCATCAGCCCCGTGGTGCTGGCTTCGTACGCGCGGAACCAGACCCTGGTGGCACTGGCGCCCGAGAGACGCGCGTGCACCTACTTCGCTTTTGCCATGACCTTTTTCAGCCTGGCCACGATGCTCATGCTCTTCGCCATGGCCCTGGAGCGCTACCTATCCATTGGGCACCCCTACTTCTATCAGCGCCGCGTCACGCGCCGAGGGGGCCTGGCCGTGCTGCCCGCCATCTATGCCGTCTCCCTGCTCTTTTGCTCCCTGCCGCTACTGGACTACGGGCAGTACGTCCAGTACTGCCCCGGGACGTGGTGCTTCATCCGGCACGGGAGGACCGCTTATCCGCAGCTTTATGCCACCGTGCTGCTGCTCCTCATCGTCGCGGTGCTCGCCTGCAACTTCAGCGTCATCCTCAACCTCATCCGCATGCACCGCCGAGGCAGGAGAAGCCGCTGTGGACCCTCCTCGGGCAACAGCTGGAGCGGTTCCGGGCCCCGCAGGAGAGGGGAAAGGGTGTCCATGGCAGAGGAGACGGACCACCTCATTCTCCTGGCCATTATGACCATCACCTTCGCCATCTGCTCCTTGCCTTTCACA ATTTTTGCATATATGAATGAAACCTCTTCCCAAAAGGAAAAGTGGGACCTTCGAGCTCTTAGATTTTTATCAGTTAATTCAATAATTGACCCTTGGGTCTTTGCCATCCTTAGGCCTCCTGTTCTGAGACTAATGCGTTCAGTCCTCTGTTGTCGGACTTCATTAAGAACACAAGATACAACACAGACTTCCTGTTCTACACAGTCAAATGCCAGTAAACAGGATGACCTTTGTGGACAGTAG